CATACGGACATATGGAATGCACGTCTTATTCCACCCCAACCAAAACAAACCATTCCACACACATTCTTAAACACGTCAATAAATAttgtaattaaaaattattattaatttttttattaattttttaactatatatatatatatatcatttgcatATTTCTTCATACCGACACATCTGTCACAAGTTTCCACCTCCTTCaacaatataaattttaaatcttataattgaatttgtgtagattttatcaaaatttaatacaatttatattatattttattcaactCCAAATAAGTCTTAATTCAGAATTTCTTGTAATTAAATAAAAAGTTAtagttaaaataaaattttaaattactgCAAAATTTTGTAAATTAAGATCCCTTTAAACTATATATAAGTCTATAACTCATATATTATCTACATAATTCTTTCATTACTTCTTAAAAATTAGGACTTTTAAATGTGAACATAATGTGTTtcgagtgtgtgtgtgtgtgtgtgtgtgtgtataaaatgGAAAATGCATGCCAAAATTTGCAAGTTCACATGGTGAAGAAGAGTGGGTGAAGAAAAGTGAGTCCAACATGCTCGTTCTACTCTGCTTTTGCCACAAAAGACCTGTAATAGTCATATTAGATTACGACTTTACCTAAAAAGATTAAGTTATTAGGTTATGGATCAACCGTGTATATTATCAAATTTTAACACTTTCCCACACGTGCAACACGAGAaaagataaacacatgataaataacattaGTCATAGTAGGGAATAAAACTTTTTAAGATACTATAGAATAAACGTGGGCAGTAAGATTAGAACCCATGActaactagctctgataccatattaaattatcactttatctaaaagtttaAGTCATTAGTTTGTgcgccaacaatgtatatcaaatttgatcaaatatacataaaatatggATGAAATTGATCAAGAATTTTATCTTTCTCAACATACCTAAAGTACTTCTAATAATTGGAGTTTAAGACTTTTATACTGAacagtttgaattttaaaatatcttcACTTTCATAAACTGATAAAAAGAAATCTATACTTATATTGCATAATATATCAAAGGTTAGTGATAAATTAACTATAccattataattatatatatatatatatttaatactaTTTATCATTGATGTTTTGTTTACTTTTAATAGACACATGTTGCAGAAATGTCTATGCATCCTTTGCACGCTAATGAGATGAGAATTCTTATCAATTAAAccgaaaaaaacaaaaaaaaaaaaagcaaaagaagCTATGGCAACACGTATCATGCACACattattaattcattaattaataccGAAAAATTCAAGAGGACAATTGCCAACCGGTATTCCACTCAACGCGTCGCCCAAAGATAGAGACGCGTTAATTTTGCACCAGAGTCAAGACTGCAGGCGGTGACCGGTGACCGGCTACCCCCCGTCCCCCTCCCCCCCACCCTATATTTGGGCAGCTCCCGCCGTGCCCCTCCTCTTCTTATATATATGTCCTCACCTTCCTCACAATACACATCGTCCATCTTCTCCGTtgcccaaaaaaacaaaaacaaatccCGAAAAATCCCTCGTTCCCTCGATCGAAATCACACAAACTAAGCACAGATCATCAATTACAGGGTCTGTTCATTAATCCAGTATGGTTTCTTCAACGAAGTTCTCGCTTGCCCTgttcctcctttcttcttctgtcttcctCATCCAAGGATCTCTTGGTGGTACGTGTGTAATGAATTAATTAGATTAATTtctgttttaaaaatatatatcgCATGCATTGGGTTTTGTAATCAATTAATTTATGATATATGCTTGATTTTCAATTAATGATGAATGAAAAACAGGCGAGATTTTGTGCGAGGAATTGGGGAAGGATGTGTGCGCGTTTGCGATAGCTTCGTCGGGGAAGCGATGCATTTTGGAGAAGTACGCAGGGGAGGATGGAAAGGCGGCGGAGTTTCAGTGCAGGACGTCGGAGGTGGTGGTGGAGAGGATGGCGGGGTACATAGAGACGGACAAGTGCGTCAGCGCTTGCGGCGTCGACAGAAACGCCGTCGGCATCTCCTCCGATGCCCTCCTCGAGCCCCAATTCACCAACAAGCTCTGCTCCCCGCCCTGTTTCGAGCACTGCCCCAACATTGTTGATCTTTACTTCAACTTGGCCGCCGG
This Malania oleifera isolate guangnan ecotype guangnan chromosome 11, ASM2987363v1, whole genome shotgun sequence DNA region includes the following protein-coding sequences:
- the LOC131168585 gene encoding uncharacterized protein LOC131168585 isoform X2, yielding MVSSTKFSLALFLLSSSVFLIQGSLGEILCEELGKDVCAFAIASSGKRCILEKYAGEDGKAAEFQCRTSEVVVERMAGYIETDKCVSACGVDRNAVGISSDALLEPQFTNKLCSPPCFEHCPNIVDLYFNLAAGEGVFLPDICEDQRSNPHRSMIELMSSGAAPGPASPDHFASSAAVSAPAPAPM
- the LOC131168585 gene encoding uncharacterized protein LOC131168585 isoform X1 — encoded protein: MVSSTKFSLALFLLSSSVFLIQGSLGGEILCEELGKDVCAFAIASSGKRCILEKYAGEDGKAAEFQCRTSEVVVERMAGYIETDKCVSACGVDRNAVGISSDALLEPQFTNKLCSPPCFEHCPNIVDLYFNLAAGEGVFLPDICEDQRSNPHRSMIELMSSGAAPGPASPDHFASSAAVSAPAPAPM